A genomic segment from Bubalus bubalis isolate 160015118507 breed Murrah chromosome 5, NDDB_SH_1, whole genome shotgun sequence encodes:
- the LOC102412180 gene encoding patched domain-containing protein 3-like yields the protein MLKSMKTLFLSLTGVGVDDMFIMISAWQKTSLTDSISERMSDVYSKVAVSITITTVTNVLAFYTGIMTSFKSAQYFCIYTVTTLLFCYFYSITCFGACMALDGKREVVCLCWLKKPETPNQKCSSLKKSCCLPGNSLQDEYKADIHPMNLFFRDYFGPFLTSTKSKIFVVLLYVSYIITSLYGCFRVQEGLDLRNLASDDSYITPYFNVEGEHFYTYGPRVMVIITEVLDYWDKDARQKLEKCLADFENNEYVDENLTEFWLREYVKYMENLRQDINDKTAFLSNIPTFLMEFPLFSYDINITSSQEIICSRAFVQTMGISSSTSKKLMLLQFQDMAEKCEVPLMVYNSAFIYFDQFSAIVENTVRNVIVTSAAMFIVSLLLIPHPLCSSWVTFAIASMIVGVTGFMAFWNVNLDSISMINLVICIGFSFDFSAHISYAFVSSSEPLVNRKAIEALYLLGYPVLQSAVSTIIGVCVLSAAKAYIFRTFFKIMFLVMVFGAAHGLIFIPVFLTFF from the coding sequence ATGTTAAAAAGTATGAagactctgtttctttctctaacAGGTGTTGGGGTTGATGACATGTTTATCATGATTTCTGCCTGGCAGAAGACCAGCCTCACGGATAGCATAAGCGAGCGGATGTCCGATGTCTATTCAAAAGTGGCAGTGTCCATTACGATCACCACCGTGACCAATGTCCTGGCCTTCTATACAGGAATTATGACCTCTTTCAAGTCCGCACAATACTTTTGCATCTATACAGTAACAACCCTGctcttctgttatttttatagCATCACCTGTTTTGGAGCATGTATGGCCCTGGATGGGAAAAGAGAAGTAGTCTGTCTGTGCTGGCTGAAGAAGCCAGAAACGCCTAACCAAAAATGTTCTTCATTAAAAAAGTCCTGCTGCCTCCCAGGTAATTCTCTCCAAGATGAATATAAAGCTGACATCCACCCAATGAATCTGTTCTTTAGAGACTATTTTGGTCCTTTTCTCACAAGCACCAAGTCCAAGATTTTTGTAGTGCTCCTATATGTTTCGTACATCATAACTAGTTTATATGGGTGTTTCCGAGTGCAGGAAGGTTTAGACCTCCGAAATTTGGCAAGTGACGACTCCTACATCACACCATATTTTAATGTAGAAGGAGAACATTTTTATACTTATGGTCCCAGGGTTATGGTAATCATTACTGAGGTTCTTGACTACTGGGATAAAGATGCTaggcaaaaactggaaaaatgtctggcagattttgaaaacaatgaGTATGTAGATGAAAACCTTACAGAGTTTTGGTTACgagaatatgtaaaatatatggaaAACCTCCGTCAAGATATAAATGATAAGACAGCGTTTCTAAGCAATATTCCCACTTTTTTAATGGAATTTCCACTTTTTTcatatgatattaatataacatCATCACAGGAAATCATTTGTTCCCGGGCCTTCGTTCAAACCATGGGTATTTCTTCTTCAACCAGTAAGAAGCTGATGTTGCTCCAGTTCCAAGACATGGCTGAGAAGTGTGAGGTTCCCCTGATGGTGTACAACTCGGCATTCATATATTTTGATCAGTTTTCTGCAATAGTAGAGAACACTGTGCGAAATGTGATTGTTACCTCCGCAGCTATGTTCATTGTTTCCTTATTATTAATTCCTCATCCCCTGTGTTCTTCGTGGGTAACTTTTGCTATTGCTTCTATGATTGTGGGCGTCACGGGTTTTATGGCCTTCTGGAATGTCAACCTTGACTCCATATCCATGATTAATCTTGTCATTTGTATAgggttttcttttgacttttctgcTCACATTTCCTATGCCTTTGTTTCCAGTTCAGAGCCCTTGGTAAACCGAAAAGCCATCGAGGCCCTGTATCTGCTGGGCTACCCCGTGTTACAGAGTGCAGTTTCAACAATAATAGGGGTGTGTGTCCTGTCTGCAGCTAAAGCATACATCTTCAGGACATTTTTCAAGATTATGTTTcttgtgatggtatttggagctGCTCATGGTCTAATTTTTATCCCAGTATTCTTAACCTTTTTTTGA